A window from Aliamphritea hakodatensis encodes these proteins:
- a CDS encoding peptidase domain-containing ABC transporter encodes MSSLAINILALALPTVILQVYDRIIPNQAIGTFIFLILGMLGVVIIDTALRIFRSSILSWHGAKFDHRESLKAMNRILDADNQAFEDNTAGYYLDKIQALEQIQEFYSGQSVLLIMDLPFVILFLGLIWVIAGPLVAIPIALLVVFLLVAFVTGRKLRKALETRYTMEDRRQNFIIESLKGIHTIKSMAMEALMLRRYEKLQHQSAESVYELSRVNSIVQGIGATFSQLAVVIFVGVGSLFVIEGDLTVGALAAGTMLSSRVLQPGLKAMGFWTQFQSLQLALEKVNQLYALPTESSGERKNEHGLSGKIELREVSFKYAHQEHELLHDLSLTVEPGQAIGITGNNGTGKSTLISLLSGFTQPNEGQILLDDHPMLNYNTEFLRAQIGIMPQKGVLFEGSILENMTLYREGEALEQALELSKILGLEEIVARLPDGLDTQIGGAAVDTLSEGVRQKIIMVRSLVGHPKIILFDDANANFDIKNDNRLLKVIEQMKGKRTMVIVSHRPSFLRLCDKQYQLENGQLEPYIDPYQAQMTARKNQQTSQA; translated from the coding sequence ATGTCATCGCTGGCAATCAACATTCTTGCGCTCGCACTGCCTACCGTCATCCTTCAGGTCTATGATCGTATAATACCCAATCAGGCCATCGGTACTTTTATATTCCTCATTCTGGGTATGCTTGGCGTCGTCATAATTGATACGGCACTGCGCATTTTTCGCTCTTCAATTCTCAGTTGGCACGGCGCTAAATTTGATCACCGGGAAAGCCTCAAAGCGATGAACCGGATTCTGGACGCCGATAATCAGGCATTCGAGGATAATACAGCCGGTTACTATCTCGATAAAATTCAGGCACTTGAACAGATTCAGGAGTTCTATTCCGGTCAATCAGTCCTGCTGATCATGGATCTACCTTTCGTCATCCTCTTCCTGGGGCTTATCTGGGTCATTGCCGGCCCTCTGGTTGCTATCCCTATCGCTCTGCTGGTTGTGTTCCTACTGGTAGCCTTTGTTACAGGGCGTAAACTGAGAAAAGCACTGGAAACCCGCTACACCATGGAAGACCGGCGCCAGAACTTCATCATCGAATCCCTGAAAGGCATTCACACCATTAAATCCATGGCTATGGAAGCACTGATGCTACGTCGCTATGAGAAACTTCAGCATCAATCGGCGGAAAGTGTTTATGAACTGAGCCGGGTTAACAGCATCGTACAGGGCATTGGCGCTACCTTCTCTCAACTGGCAGTGGTTATTTTTGTCGGCGTCGGCAGCCTGTTCGTTATCGAAGGCGACCTGACAGTAGGTGCGCTCGCAGCCGGCACAATGTTATCAAGCCGGGTATTGCAGCCCGGACTTAAAGCCATGGGTTTCTGGACACAGTTCCAATCACTGCAACTGGCGCTGGAAAAAGTCAACCAACTGTATGCCCTGCCCACTGAATCCAGTGGTGAGCGTAAGAACGAGCACGGCCTGAGCGGTAAAATCGAACTGCGTGAAGTCAGCTTTAAATATGCACATCAGGAACATGAGTTACTGCATGATCTGTCTCTGACAGTTGAACCGGGACAGGCCATTGGTATTACCGGCAACAACGGCACCGGCAAAAGTACGCTTATCAGTCTGTTATCGGGCTTTACACAACCCAATGAAGGCCAGATCCTGCTCGACGATCACCCCATGCTGAATTACAACACAGAATTCCTGCGGGCTCAGATCGGGATCATGCCGCAAAAAGGCGTGTTATTTGAAGGCAGTATTCTTGAAAACATGACCCTCTACCGTGAAGGCGAAGCCCTTGAACAGGCGCTGGAGCTCTCCAAGATTCTGGGGCTGGAAGAAATTGTCGCCCGCCTGCCCGACGGCCTTGACACACAAATTGGCGGCGCAGCTGTTGATACCCTGTCTGAAGGTGTGCGTCAGAAAATCATCATGGTACGTTCACTCGTCGGCCACCCTAAAATCATTCTTTTTGATGATGCCAACGCCAATTTCGATATTAAAAATGACAACCGGTTATTAAAGGTTATCGAGCAAATGAAAGGTAAACGCACCATGGTTATTGTGTCGCACCGCCCTTCCTTCCTGAGACTCTGCGACAAACAGTACCAATTGGAGAATGGTCAGCTTGAGCCCTATATCGACCCTTATCAGGCACAAATGACTGCCCGGAAAAACCAGCAGACATCCCAGGCATGA
- a CDS encoding peptidase domain-containing ABC transporter yields MTTPPVFERPPIVSERLAEALRTDNTDEFHDTSPYAACLLPLLRELGWNNYARDLIEALPHFSEQIDLIDLRNILVTLGYDSSPLKTDIHSLQDELYPALFISNGGKVLLLQGKRDGLIYYYDAQTNQYESTPKLRLKGTAYLFTDSNASYGNNPTDVPGDDWFGNLLQRFQKMIIHLLGMTFVINLVALLVPIFIMVIYDKVIGAKSAETLPFLISGVTILLITDLGLRFLRAKLLGITAGRLDYLIGNETFKRMLYLPPLYTERSTVAAQLSRLKQFDSVRDFFTGPSAAVALELPFVAMFLIVIGILGGPLALIPLGMVMAFIILGLIWIPVINTRILRAGKARTDKQRIIMQTVAGRKEIKAIGGETVWWERFRENSGEAVLANYQTFLSNNLMNNLAQGLMTFSGVAVLAIGTMQVINGEITIGALIAIMALVWRVLSPLQSAFLSFSKFQQALKAIKQINQLMRLRNERKGGKSGLVLSKLKGNIRIDRVSFRYGPDRDPALLGASFEVKAGEMIAITGNTGSGKSTLIKMIAGMYAPQAGSISMDNMDLRQLNAMDLRRAVAYVPQQTHMFHGSIAQNIRLNNSLATDEDIRAAAMEAGVLEEILALPHGFETRLGDTVIDHMPPGFLRSLSMCRAFVSPAKILLLDEPGASLDLESDNRFIEQLKRLKGNRSIVMVSHRPSHIRLADKAVLMEQGTVIHIGPPQEVIALTLEKSA; encoded by the coding sequence ATGACGACGCCCCCTGTTTTTGAACGCCCGCCAATTGTCTCCGAGCGACTGGCGGAAGCGTTGCGCACTGATAATACTGATGAATTCCACGATACATCGCCTTACGCAGCCTGTCTGCTGCCACTTTTGCGGGAACTGGGCTGGAATAACTATGCCCGGGACCTGATTGAGGCCCTGCCTCACTTTTCTGAGCAGATAGACCTGATCGACCTTCGTAATATTCTCGTCACCCTCGGTTACGACAGCTCACCGCTAAAAACCGATATCCACTCATTACAGGACGAGCTTTATCCTGCTCTGTTTATATCCAATGGCGGCAAAGTTCTGTTACTTCAGGGTAAGCGCGATGGCCTGATTTATTATTACGACGCCCAGACCAACCAGTACGAATCAACACCCAAACTGCGCTTAAAGGGCACTGCCTATCTGTTCACCGACAGCAATGCCAGCTACGGCAACAACCCAACAGATGTGCCGGGTGATGACTGGTTTGGCAATTTACTGCAACGCTTCCAGAAGATGATCATTCACCTGCTGGGCATGACCTTTGTTATCAATCTGGTTGCCTTGCTGGTACCTATATTTATCATGGTTATCTACGACAAGGTGATTGGTGCAAAATCAGCCGAAACCCTGCCATTCCTTATTTCAGGGGTCACCATACTGCTGATTACAGATCTGGGCTTACGCTTCCTCAGAGCCAAATTACTGGGCATTACCGCCGGCAGGCTGGACTACCTCATAGGCAATGAAACCTTTAAGCGCATGCTGTATTTGCCGCCACTCTATACAGAACGCTCCACCGTTGCCGCTCAACTATCCCGCCTGAAGCAGTTCGATTCCGTACGTGACTTTTTCACCGGCCCGAGCGCAGCCGTTGCCCTGGAACTGCCGTTCGTTGCCATGTTCCTGATCGTAATAGGTATCCTTGGCGGCCCGCTGGCGCTGATTCCACTGGGTATGGTGATGGCATTTATTATTCTCGGCCTGATCTGGATACCGGTTATAAATACCCGCATTCTTCGCGCCGGCAAAGCCCGTACAGATAAGCAGCGCATCATTATGCAGACCGTTGCCGGCCGCAAAGAAATCAAAGCCATTGGCGGTGAAACCGTCTGGTGGGAACGTTTCCGCGAGAACTCAGGAGAAGCCGTACTGGCGAACTATCAGACCTTCCTGTCCAACAATCTGATGAACAATCTGGCACAGGGGCTGATGACCTTCTCAGGCGTCGCTGTACTGGCCATCGGCACCATGCAGGTAATTAACGGTGAAATTACGATCGGTGCACTGATTGCCATCATGGCACTGGTGTGGCGCGTATTGTCTCCGTTGCAAAGTGCTTTCCTGTCATTTTCCAAATTTCAGCAAGCCCTGAAAGCCATCAAACAAATCAACCAGCTCATGCGCCTGCGCAATGAAAGAAAAGGAGGCAAGTCAGGGCTGGTACTTTCGAAGCTGAAGGGCAATATCCGCATCGACAGAGTCAGCTTCCGCTACGGCCCTGACCGGGACCCTGCTCTGCTGGGCGCATCATTTGAAGTAAAAGCCGGCGAGATGATCGCGATTACCGGCAATACCGGCTCGGGAAAATCCACTCTGATTAAAATGATTGCCGGCATGTACGCCCCCCAGGCTGGCAGCATCAGCATGGACAACATGGATCTTCGACAACTGAATGCCATGGACCTTCGCCGCGCTGTAGCTTATGTACCCCAGCAAACACACATGTTCCATGGTTCCATTGCACAGAACATTCGCCTGAACAACAGCCTGGCAACCGATGAAGATATCCGCGCTGCGGCCATGGAAGCTGGCGTACTGGAAGAAATTCTGGCCTTACCGCATGGCTTTGAGACCCGCCTGGGCGACACCGTTATTGACCATATGCCGCCTGGCTTCCTGCGCTCACTTTCGATGTGCCGCGCCTTTGTCAGCCCGGCTAAAATCCTGTTACTTGACGAACCGGGCGCATCACTGGATCTGGAATCGGACAACCGCTTCATAGAACAGCTCAAACGACTGAAAGGCAACCGTTCAATTGTCATGGTCAGCCACCGGCCAAGCCATATACGCCTGGCGGACAAAGCCGTACTTATGGAGCAAGGCACCGTAATCCATATCGGCCCCCCACAAGAAGTTATTGCCCTGACGCTGGAGAAGTCGGCATGA
- a CDS encoding HlyD family type I secretion periplasmic adaptor subunit, protein MSKNKNVFSSHGGASLPRARARFLAQAIQLEEHEPAGIINAAIYFTAFILVASIVWAILTKVDEVTSTRGEVVPAGLIHDVQHLEGGIVSEILVRNGDQVQNGDLLLRFAPPASQSELQQLEIRRAAFILESERLQAILDDRIPSFGEIGNSYPALADKQMTIYSAQLASQNSELSVIDSQIRQRNEEIKQQRNKAKSIRKKVELLKEQVSIRSRLVKSNVVSKAELLTSQTSLADAQSESLSIVDGIRVAESALTEAEQRRIELSARFKKDIELEAGSVGEELAEIEQSLIRVRDRVKRLDIYAPLTGIVQDLSITRINAVVDPGQVIMQLVPTDDEVIIEARILPNEIGHISIGQRAEIKVDSYDSARFGTVDGVIERLSATTYLDDKKDPYFRAEISLTTNWVGDNTKLTLSPGMTVTADIKTGSKSIMDYLLKPISRGLDTAFRER, encoded by the coding sequence ATGAGTAAAAACAAAAATGTGTTCTCTTCCCACGGCGGCGCCAGCCTGCCACGCGCCCGCGCCCGCTTTCTGGCTCAGGCAATCCAGCTGGAAGAACACGAACCGGCCGGCATCATCAATGCAGCCATTTATTTCACCGCCTTTATTCTGGTGGCCTCAATTGTCTGGGCAATACTGACCAAGGTTGACGAAGTCACATCTACCCGTGGTGAAGTCGTGCCTGCCGGCCTTATACATGATGTACAGCATCTGGAAGGCGGTATCGTCAGTGAAATTCTGGTCCGTAATGGTGATCAGGTGCAAAACGGCGATTTACTGCTGCGCTTTGCACCTCCTGCCAGCCAGTCTGAACTCCAGCAACTGGAAATTCGTCGCGCCGCTTTCATTCTGGAAAGTGAGCGCCTGCAGGCAATCCTTGATGACCGGATTCCGTCTTTTGGTGAAATAGGTAACAGCTACCCAGCCCTTGCCGATAAGCAAATGACTATTTATTCCGCACAACTGGCCAGCCAGAACAGCGAACTGAGTGTCATTGACTCACAAATCCGCCAGCGGAATGAAGAAATAAAGCAGCAGCGCAATAAGGCAAAGTCCATCAGAAAAAAAGTTGAGCTGCTTAAAGAACAGGTATCTATTCGCTCCAGACTGGTTAAAAGCAACGTGGTATCCAAAGCGGAGCTGCTGACCAGCCAGACCAGCCTTGCTGATGCACAAAGCGAAAGCCTTAGCATTGTTGACGGTATCCGCGTTGCAGAATCCGCGCTTACCGAAGCCGAGCAGCGGCGTATCGAACTCAGCGCACGCTTCAAAAAAGACATAGAACTGGAAGCAGGTAGCGTCGGCGAAGAGCTTGCTGAAATTGAACAGTCACTGATCCGGGTGCGTGACAGAGTTAAGCGACTGGACATCTACGCACCGCTGACCGGTATCGTACAGGATCTTTCCATTACCCGGATCAATGCTGTAGTTGATCCTGGCCAGGTAATTATGCAACTGGTACCCACCGATGACGAGGTCATCATTGAAGCGCGCATATTGCCAAACGAAATTGGCCACATCAGCATCGGCCAGCGAGCAGAAATCAAGGTAGACAGCTACGACTCCGCACGCTTTGGCACTGTTGACGGCGTCATAGAACGCCTCTCTGCAACAACCTATCTGGATGACAAAAAAGACCCTTATTTCAGAGCAGAGATCAGCCTGACAACCAACTGGGTGGGTGACAACACTAAACTGACACTGTCACCGGGCATGACCGTTACCGCAGACATAAAAACCGGCAGCAAGTCCATTATGGATTATCTGCTTAAACCGATATCCCGCGGCCTGGATACTGCATTCAGGGAACGCTGA
- the csrA gene encoding carbon storage regulator CsrA codes for MLILTRRVGETLMVGDDVTVTVLGVKGNQVRIGVNAPKDVSVHREEIYQRIQKEKQEGNQE; via the coding sequence ATGTTAATTCTTACTCGCCGTGTAGGCGAAACGCTAATGGTTGGTGACGACGTCACTGTGACTGTCCTGGGTGTGAAGGGAAATCAGGTGCGTATTGGTGTTAATGCACCTAAAGATGTGTCTGTGCATCGTGAAGAAATTTATCAGCGTATTCAGAAAGAAAAGCAAGAAGGTAACCAAGAGTAA
- a CDS encoding aspartate kinase produces the protein MALFVQKYGGTSVGSVERIQAVADKVKGFRQAGHDVVVVVSAMSGETNRLIGMAKEMQEQPSPREMDVLVSTGEQVTIALLCMALEARGVSARSFTGSQVKILTDDSHMKARIQDIEVDPMRAELDMGRVVVVAGFQGVDELGNITTLGRGGSDTTGVALAAALKADECQIYTDVDGVYTTDPRVVEGAQRLDEITFEEMLEMASLGSKVLQIRAVEFAGKYNVPLRVLHSFQDGPGTLITTEEEDTVEKPVISGIAFNRDEAKLTILGVPDIPGVASRILGPVSRANIEVDMILQNVAADNTTDFTFTVHRNDFNQAEEILTKVKEELGAREVIGNNKIAKVSIVGVGMRSHAGVASKMFDSLANENINIQMISTSEIKVSVVIAEKYLELAVRGLHSAFDLNAVDTVSE, from the coding sequence ATGGCCCTATTTGTACAGAAATATGGTGGCACCTCTGTTGGCTCAGTCGAGCGGATTCAGGCTGTCGCCGATAAAGTGAAAGGCTTTCGTCAGGCTGGTCACGACGTTGTAGTGGTTGTTTCTGCCATGAGTGGCGAGACTAATCGTCTGATTGGAATGGCTAAAGAAATGCAGGAGCAGCCCTCTCCCCGTGAGATGGATGTGCTGGTTTCTACCGGTGAGCAGGTAACCATTGCGCTATTATGTATGGCACTGGAAGCCCGTGGCGTAAGCGCGCGCTCATTTACCGGCAGTCAGGTTAAAATTCTGACGGATGACAGCCATATGAAGGCACGTATTCAGGACATCGAGGTTGACCCGATGCGCGCTGAGCTGGATATGGGCCGCGTGGTTGTGGTTGCCGGTTTTCAGGGGGTAGATGAGCTGGGTAACATTACGACGCTTGGGCGTGGTGGCTCTGATACTACAGGTGTGGCGCTTGCTGCTGCGCTGAAGGCTGATGAATGTCAGATTTATACAGATGTGGACGGTGTGTATACAACCGATCCGCGGGTTGTTGAGGGCGCTCAGCGTCTCGACGAGATTACTTTTGAAGAAATGCTGGAAATGGCCAGTCTTGGATCGAAAGTACTGCAAATTCGGGCTGTGGAGTTCGCCGGCAAATATAATGTGCCGTTACGGGTATTACACAGCTTTCAGGATGGACCAGGAACGCTTATAACTACAGAGGAAGAGGATACAGTGGAAAAACCGGTCATTTCAGGGATTGCCTTTAACCGCGACGAAGCAAAACTGACAATACTGGGTGTCCCTGATATTCCAGGCGTAGCTTCGCGGATTTTGGGTCCAGTCAGTCGTGCCAATATCGAAGTCGATATGATTTTGCAAAATGTGGCAGCAGATAACACCACGGACTTCACGTTTACAGTGCACCGTAATGATTTTAATCAGGCTGAAGAAATCCTGACTAAAGTTAAAGAGGAGCTGGGTGCGCGTGAAGTTATTGGTAATAACAAAATAGCTAAAGTATCAATCGTTGGTGTCGGCATGCGTTCTCACGCAGGTGTAGCCAGTAAGATGTTTGATTCCCTGGCTAATGAGAACATCAATATTCAGATGATTTCCACTTCAGAAATTAAGGTTTCTGTAGTGATCGCTGAAAAGTACCTGGAATTAGCTGTCCGGGGACTTCATTCAGCGTTTGATTTGAATGCTGTTGATACGGTTAGTGAGTAG
- the alaS gene encoding alanine--tRNA ligase, whose protein sequence is MTSAELRQAFLNYFENNGHQIVESSSLIPANDPTLMFTNAGMVQFKDVFLGSDQRPYTRATTSQRCVRAGGKHNDLDNVGYTARHHTFFEMLGNFSFGDYFKRDAINFAWTFLTEVLQLPKEKLWITVHISDDEAEKIWKEEVGIDPERFSKLDEDNFWSMGDTGPCGPSSEIFYDHGADIWGGPPGSPEEDGDRYIEIWNLVFMQFNRAADGEMTPLPKPSVDTGMGLERIAAVLQNVHSNYEIDLFQNLLKAAAAAVGSNDLDNKSLRVIADHIRSCSFLILDGVIPSNEGAGYVLRRIIRRAVRHGKKLGAQGAFFHKLVAALVKEMGAAYPDLTAQQELIEKVLLKEEEQFAKTLEHGMGLLETVISKLEGTEIPGETVFKLYDTYGFPVDLTADVAREQELTIDMAGFEKAMEQQRTQARAAGKFNVDYNDALTLDGETSFTGYEHLQGSAKVVGLFSDGAAVDVLNAGDKGIVVLDETPFYAESGGQVGDSGLLKAEGLIFTVADCTKESKNHLHHGELQQGTIKVGDTLFPEVDAERRQKTAVNHSATHVLHEALRRVLGSHVQQKGSLNDAERLRFDFSHFEAVTAKELQAVEEMVNEEVRRNTLIETDVMDIDSAKEKGAMALFGEKYDDEVRVLTMGGDFSVELCGGTHAQRTGDIALLKIVSEGGIAAGVRRVEAVTGKAALDFMAGVSAQLQDKLTDQQGKTRQLEKELEQLKAKLAAAKGADLVSAAADVAGVKVLAEVLEGIEPKALRDTIDQLKNKLGSAVVVLATVADGKVSLAAGVSKDLTAKVKAGDLVRELTAKLGGKGGGRPDFAQGGGTDAAALPAVLAEVAGLVENNLS, encoded by the coding sequence ATGACAAGTGCCGAACTGCGACAGGCATTTCTAAACTACTTTGAAAACAACGGCCATCAGATTGTTGAAAGTAGTTCTCTGATCCCTGCCAACGACCCTACCCTGATGTTTACTAACGCAGGTATGGTTCAGTTTAAGGATGTATTCCTGGGAAGCGACCAGCGTCCTTATACCCGTGCGACTACCTCGCAGCGTTGTGTACGTGCGGGCGGTAAGCATAACGATCTGGATAACGTAGGTTATACAGCGCGCCACCATACCTTCTTTGAGATGCTGGGTAACTTCAGTTTCGGTGATTACTTTAAGCGTGATGCAATCAACTTTGCATGGACCTTCCTGACAGAAGTACTGCAGCTGCCAAAAGAAAAGCTGTGGATTACGGTTCATATCAGTGATGATGAAGCAGAAAAAATCTGGAAAGAAGAAGTTGGGATCGATCCTGAGCGCTTCTCCAAACTGGATGAAGATAACTTCTGGTCTATGGGTGATACCGGCCCTTGCGGACCCAGCTCTGAGATTTTCTACGACCACGGTGCGGACATCTGGGGCGGACCTCCGGGCAGCCCTGAAGAAGATGGCGACCGCTATATCGAAATCTGGAATTTGGTATTCATGCAGTTCAACCGTGCTGCCGATGGTGAAATGACGCCATTACCTAAGCCATCTGTGGATACAGGTATGGGGCTTGAGCGTATTGCGGCTGTTCTGCAGAACGTGCACTCCAACTATGAGATTGACCTTTTCCAAAACCTGCTGAAGGCTGCCGCCGCTGCAGTGGGAAGCAACGATCTGGATAATAAATCTCTGCGGGTTATTGCTGATCACATCCGTTCCTGTTCTTTCCTGATACTCGATGGCGTTATTCCGAGTAACGAAGGTGCGGGTTATGTTTTGCGCCGCATTATTCGCCGTGCGGTACGTCACGGTAAGAAGCTGGGTGCTCAGGGTGCATTCTTCCATAAGCTTGTTGCTGCACTCGTGAAGGAGATGGGAGCGGCTTACCCGGATCTTACAGCTCAGCAAGAGCTGATTGAAAAAGTTCTGCTTAAAGAAGAAGAGCAGTTTGCCAAGACCCTAGAGCATGGCATGGGACTGCTTGAAACGGTCATTTCCAAACTGGAAGGAACAGAAATTCCCGGTGAAACAGTTTTCAAACTTTATGACACCTATGGTTTCCCGGTTGATCTGACTGCTGATGTTGCACGTGAGCAGGAACTGACCATTGATATGGCAGGTTTTGAAAAGGCGATGGAACAGCAGCGTACGCAGGCGCGAGCAGCTGGCAAATTCAATGTTGACTATAACGATGCGCTGACGCTCGACGGCGAGACCAGCTTTACAGGTTATGAGCATTTGCAGGGCTCTGCCAAGGTTGTAGGTTTGTTCTCTGATGGCGCGGCTGTTGATGTGCTGAATGCCGGTGATAAAGGGATTGTTGTGCTTGACGAGACGCCGTTCTATGCAGAGTCCGGTGGTCAGGTGGGTGACAGTGGTTTGCTGAAGGCTGAAGGGCTTATCTTCACGGTAGCTGACTGTACCAAAGAAAGTAAGAACCACCTGCATCACGGTGAACTGCAGCAGGGAACTATTAAGGTTGGTGATACTCTGTTCCCTGAAGTTGATGCAGAACGACGTCAGAAGACGGCTGTTAACCATTCCGCGACTCACGTCCTTCACGAAGCATTGCGTCGTGTATTAGGTTCACATGTTCAGCAAAAAGGCTCTCTGAACGATGCTGAGCGCTTACGTTTTGACTTTTCGCACTTTGAAGCGGTAACCGCGAAAGAGTTGCAGGCAGTTGAAGAGATGGTGAATGAAGAGGTTCGCCGCAATACTCTGATTGAAACTGACGTCATGGACATTGATTCCGCCAAAGAGAAAGGTGCTATGGCACTGTTTGGTGAGAAGTACGATGATGAAGTTCGCGTTTTAACCATGGGTGGCGACTTCTCGGTTGAGCTTTGCGGCGGTACGCATGCTCAGCGTACCGGTGATATTGCGTTGCTGAAAATTGTTTCAGAAGGCGGTATTGCGGCAGGCGTACGCCGGGTTGAAGCAGTCACCGGAAAGGCGGCTCTGGACTTCATGGCCGGTGTCAGCGCGCAGTTACAGGATAAGCTGACTGATCAGCAGGGTAAAACCCGTCAGTTGGAAAAAGAGCTTGAGCAGTTAAAAGCTAAACTTGCTGCAGCTAAAGGTGCTGACCTGGTCAGCGCAGCTGCTGATGTGGCTGGCGTAAAGGTGCTGGCAGAAGTGCTTGAAGGCATTGAGCCGAAAGCGCTGCGTGACACGATTGATCAGTTGAAGAATAAATTAGGCAGTGCAGTGGTTGTGCTGGCGACAGTGGCGGACGGTAAAGTCAGCCTTGCTGCCGGTGTCAGTAAAGATCTGACTGCTAAAGTAAAAGCTGGCGACCTGGTTCGTGAGCTAACAGCTAAGCTGGGTGGTAAGGGCGGTGGTCGTCCGGACTTTGCTCAGGGTGGTGGTACCGATGCAGCAGCGTTGCCTGCTGTTCTGGCAGAAGTTGCCGGGCTGGTAGAAAACAATTTGTCGTAG
- a CDS encoding regulatory protein RecX, with protein sequence MGFNRSEKSGKMLETESDIKNAALGLLARREHSVKELMTKLAGRCADEDMLDNVIFSLQESGYVSDQRFVESFLRQRVNQGYGPKKIQFDMRDKGISADMLDLAMQEQEIDWFALALDVYRRKFRSEESFDAKGYAKRMRYMMQRGFDAEQTRYAIDAKEE encoded by the coding sequence ATGGGCTTTAACCGTTCAGAAAAATCCGGAAAAATGCTGGAGACTGAGTCAGATATCAAAAATGCAGCGCTGGGATTGCTTGCGCGCCGGGAGCACTCGGTGAAAGAACTGATGACGAAGTTAGCAGGCAGGTGTGCTGATGAAGATATGCTGGACAATGTCATATTCAGTTTGCAGGAAAGTGGTTATGTCAGCGATCAGCGTTTTGTTGAAAGTTTTTTGCGGCAGCGAGTAAATCAGGGCTACGGTCCTAAAAAAATTCAGTTCGATATGAGAGATAAAGGTATCTCAGCAGACATGCTTGATTTGGCAATGCAGGAACAGGAAATTGACTGGTTTGCCCTGGCGCTGGATGTGTATCGCCGTAAGTTCCGGAGTGAAGAAAGTTTTGATGCCAAGGGGTATGCGAAACGCATGCGTTACATGATGCAGAGAGGATTTGACGCAGAACAGACTCGCTATGCTATTGATGCAAAAGAAGAATAA
- the recA gene encoding recombinase RecA, translating into MDDNRKKALDAALGQIERQFGKGAVMRMGDQPREVIPAVSTGSLTLDIALGIGGLPMGRIVEIYGPESSGKTTLTLQVIAEAQKLGKTCAFVDAEHALDPTYAEKLGVNVDEMLVSQPDTGEQALEITDMLVRSSAVDVLVIDSVAALTPKAEIEGDMGDSHVGLQARLMSQALRKLTANVKNANTLVIFINQIRMKIGVMFGSPETTTGGNALKFYSSVRLDIRRIGAVKQGDEIVGNETRVKVVKNKVAPPFRQAEFQILYGQGIYHMGEVIDLGVKEGLIDKSGAWYAYKGDKIGQGKANAARYLEENSEVASEIEAAIRAKLLTTPVVQEEGKDAEAAPQLDL; encoded by the coding sequence ATGGACGACAACAGAAAGAAAGCTCTTGATGCTGCCCTGGGTCAGATCGAACGCCAGTTTGGTAAAGGTGCAGTTATGCGCATGGGTGATCAGCCGCGTGAAGTTATTCCTGCTGTGTCGACCGGTTCCCTGACGCTGGATATTGCGCTGGGTATCGGTGGTTTACCTATGGGTCGGATTGTTGAAATCTACGGGCCGGAATCGTCCGGTAAAACAACCCTGACACTGCAGGTCATTGCGGAAGCTCAGAAACTTGGCAAAACCTGTGCGTTCGTTGATGCGGAGCATGCGCTGGATCCGACTTACGCCGAAAAACTGGGTGTAAATGTTGATGAAATGCTGGTGTCTCAGCCGGATACCGGTGAGCAGGCGCTGGAAATTACCGACATGCTGGTACGCTCCAGTGCGGTTGATGTGCTGGTTATTGACTCTGTGGCGGCGCTGACACCTAAAGCTGAAATTGAAGGCGACATGGGTGATTCCCACGTAGGTCTTCAGGCCCGTCTGATGTCTCAGGCACTGCGTAAACTGACGGCCAATGTGAAGAATGCCAATACACTGGTTATTTTCATTAACCAGATTCGTATGAAGATCGGTGTGATGTTCGGCAGCCCTGAAACAACAACTGGCGGTAACGCACTGAAATTCTACTCATCTGTTCGTCTTGATATCCGCCGGATCGGTGCAGTGAAGCAGGGGGATGAAATTGTCGGTAACGAAACCCGCGTAAAAGTGGTTAAGAACAAGGTGGCTCCTCCATTCCGTCAGGCTGAATTCCAGATTCTGTATGGTCAGGGTATCTACCATATGGGTGAGGTTATCGATCTGGGCGTGAAAGAAGGTCTGATTGATAAATCCGGTGCATGGTATGCATACAAAGGCGATAAGATTGGTCAGGGTAAAGCGAATGCTGCCCGTTATCTGGAAGAAAACTCAGAGGTGGCCAGTGAGATCGAAGCTGCTATCCGGGCTAAATTACTGACAACACCTGTTGTTCAGGAAGAAGGAAAGGATGCTGAAGCGGCACCTCAGCTGGATCTGTAA